A single genomic interval of bacterium harbors:
- a CDS encoding nucleotidyltransferase family protein — protein MRKSYPKLFGTEPLSKEEKLVIQLLKGDFEQFHSLLTNGEINWDLLVAYARRRHALFSLFRYLNHHQNCTLVPKSKLDEIKFYSYRRLAELTLIETKVIKSVLAELDKKNVDVTLIKGFALQSLCKDPMTRDPGGDLDLFVRPSSIRLMEDVLHAQGFSIRARGYPIWYVNYTNYIRYEKSTPHLLLVDVFANPFPALSIEPLYRIWWKNRIPISGDWGSAFTLCPEDQLIYLFLHCAHSHYFNGLYILKDTLQLLSSYAINWEYIIRVSKKYGIKSFVYFVLKDIAHFLEKGTPSYVLHSLKPWWVWEKSFYYLNKKSYPSHQLAKFFHWLIILLLLDTVWKRIIVIGRRMGIVRLTTF, from the coding sequence ATGCGTAAAAGTTATCCTAAATTATTTGGTACTGAACCCCTCTCAAAAGAGGAGAAATTAGTTATACAATTGCTTAAAGGTGATTTTGAACAATTTCATTCTCTTCTTACAAATGGTGAAATAAACTGGGACCTTTTGGTAGCTTATGCACGACGGCGTCATGCTTTATTTTCACTATTTAGATATTTAAATCATCATCAAAATTGCACGCTTGTTCCAAAATCTAAATTGGATGAAATCAAATTTTACTCCTATAGGAGACTCGCAGAGCTGACTCTTATAGAAACTAAAGTGATAAAGTCGGTTTTGGCAGAGCTTGATAAGAAGAATGTAGATGTAACTCTCATTAAAGGATTTGCTTTACAATCTCTCTGCAAAGACCCAATGACACGTGACCCAGGAGGTGATTTAGACCTCTTTGTAAGACCGTCCAGCATTAGATTAATGGAGGATGTCCTGCATGCACAGGGATTTTCTATTAGAGCACGTGGCTATCCTATATGGTATGTAAATTATACAAATTATATCAGATATGAAAAGTCCACTCCTCACCTATTATTAGTAGATGTATTTGCTAATCCATTCCCTGCACTCAGTATAGAGCCTTTATATAGAATTTGGTGGAAAAATAGAATCCCAATAAGCGGAGACTGGGGTAGTGCCTTCACTCTATGTCCGGAAGACCAGCTGATTTACCTCTTTTTACATTGTGCTCATTCGCATTATTTTAATGGGCTTTATATTTTAAAAGATACCCTGCAACTTCTCAGTTCCTATGCTATTAACTGGGAATATATAATTAGAGTATCAAAAAAATACGGCATAAAGAGCTTTGTTTACTTTGTGCTTAAGGACATTGCGCACTTTTTGGAAAAAGGGACGCCTTCATATGTTTTACACTCTTTAAAACCATGGTGGGTATGGGAAAAAAGTTTTTATTATTTGAATAAGAAATCATACCCTTCTCATCAGTTAGCTAAGTTTTTTCACTGGCTGATTATTTTGTTGTTGCTTGATACTGTTTGGAAAAGGATTATTGTCATAGGAAGACGAATGGGCATTGTTAGGCTCACTACTTTCTGA
- a CDS encoding SPASM domain-containing protein produces the protein MKDNIEELVELINFAKDVDAHKVKLLHLIGFNQELSKIHGHNFISLKYKLEKAKVLARRYRIELEAPHFNPTRIHCFEPWFSVRISLLGDIYPCGFIDASPEETWEEWYKDVCIKVPQAQYRMGNIFVDPFDKIWNGCYYKLLRKTIQKCEENIELLPEELNIRRKEIDLSKRFSYCKVCLHKWDCAC, from the coding sequence ATGAAAGATAATATAGAGGAGTTAGTGGAATTAATTAATTTTGCTAAAGATGTTGACGCTCATAAAGTAAAGTTACTCCATTTAATAGGATTTAATCAAGAACTCAGTAAAATACATGGCCATAATTTTATAAGTCTAAAGTATAAGTTAGAAAAAGCAAAGGTATTGGCAAGAAGATATAGAATAGAGCTCGAGGCTCCTCATTTTAATCCAACCCGGATACACTGTTTTGAGCCATGGTTTTCTGTACGGATTTCTCTTTTGGGCGATATTTACCCTTGTGGTTTTATAGATGCAAGTCCTGAGGAAACTTGGGAAGAGTGGTATAAGGATGTGTGTATTAAGGTCCCACAGGCTCAATATAGAATGGGTAATATCTTTGTTGACCCTTTTGATAAAATATGGAATGGGTGTTATTATAAACTATTAAGAAAGACTATTCAGAAGTGTGAAGAAAATATTGAACTGTTGCCAGAAGAATTGAACATAAGAAGAAAAGAAATAGATTTAAGCAAAAGATTTTCATATTGTAAGGTTTGCTTGCACAAATGGGATTGTGCCTGTTAA
- a CDS encoding glycosyltransferase, with amino-acid sequence MELHFLPKVSVIVPVYNGERTLMECLNSLMKLKYPRDRLEIIVVDNNSTDRTKEIATQFPVTYVFERHRNWAAAKNRGLTICTGELVAFLSHDCIIHRDWISEFVKEFQVDEVGGCGGNILPYRIRNWIDRYYYQFIYSNKRWVSEIKYPFPWIIGLNSIFRRNDLIAIGGFDEKIGRCDDVDISWRVQLKGRTLKYISQAIVYHDHENTFRAFFKGLFEAGYSYYPLVKKYQEFINFPLSCILRNSLRVWREAFKRAIASFMGCLLGKNFENMVFLILQVVGKLIFTFGKIIFCISHRRVTYKKVKSILLQFL; translated from the coding sequence ATGGAACTACACTTTCTTCCAAAAGTAAGTGTAATTGTACCAGTATATAATGGGGAGCGAACACTAATGGAGTGCCTTAATTCCCTTATGAAGCTCAAATATCCTAGAGATAGATTAGAGATAATAGTAGTGGACAATAATTCAACTGATAGGACAAAAGAAATCGCAACCCAATTTCCTGTAACCTATGTTTTTGAGCGACATAGAAATTGGGCAGCTGCCAAGAATAGGGGGCTTACCATATGTACAGGTGAGCTGGTAGCTTTTCTAAGTCATGATTGTATCATCCATAGGGATTGGATTTCAGAATTTGTAAAGGAATTCCAAGTCGATGAGGTTGGTGGTTGTGGTGGTAATATTTTACCATATAGAATTAGGAATTGGATAGATAGATATTATTATCAATTTATTTATTCTAACAAAAGATGGGTGAGTGAAATAAAATACCCATTTCCCTGGATTATAGGGTTAAACTCAATTTTCAGGAGGAACGACCTTATAGCTATTGGAGGATTTGATGAAAAAATTGGGCGTTGCGATGACGTTGACATATCATGGCGGGTTCAACTTAAAGGGCGTACCCTTAAGTATATCTCACAGGCAATAGTCTATCATGATCATGAGAACACATTTCGTGCATTCTTTAAGGGACTTTTTGAAGCAGGATATTCCTACTACCCTCTGGTTAAAAAATATCAAGAATTTATCAACTTTCCATTATCTTGCATCCTAAGAAATAGCCTGAGAGTGTGGCGAGAAGCATTTAAAAGAGCCATCGCCTCTTTTATGGGTTGTCTGTTAGGTAAGAATTTTGAAAATATGGTTTTCTTAATACTGCAAGTGGTTGGAAAATTAATATTCACTTTTGGCAAGATAATCTTCTGTATTTCACATAGAAGAGTAACTTACAAGAAGGTAAAATCTATTTTATTACAATTTTTATGA
- a CDS encoding radical SAM protein: MEEERRSVVKKILCGIYTKLPSYFKDLFYIWGTSVIKKLSKKAKRQKIVFVNLQKAIETIDIISFPTLTPKFPASITIDPISNICDLNCPLCPAGTDKLNIEKGIMRIEVFKGILEKLPFIEYIDLFNWGEPFLNPYIFDIISYAKKRNICICVHSHFSFKKDDKFFQNIVKSGLDFLTISLDGASQETYSKYRINGNFTAVINGIKRLVNIKKKQEKNNPVITWKFIVNKYNEHEILKAKKMARQIGINFVTSKMGLSDDLPDYTIRKDIQKLKEEWLPKNKKYVRSAYKRKYKYPLYNEICTYLFNSAVINPDGTVSPCCLITNKKNTFGNLNKDSFEKIWYNDKYLYSRSLFCQKEYKGPKIYTICSRCNNFKKLKFH, from the coding sequence ATGGAAGAAGAGAGAAGAAGTGTAGTAAAAAAGATACTGTGTGGAATTTACACAAAATTACCCAGCTATTTTAAGGACTTATTCTATATATGGGGGACAAGTGTAATAAAAAAGTTAAGCAAAAAAGCTAAAAGACAGAAGATAGTCTTTGTGAATCTACAAAAAGCTATTGAGACGATTGATATCATAAGCTTTCCCACATTAACTCCTAAATTCCCTGCCTCGATAACTATTGATCCGATTAGTAACATTTGTGATTTAAATTGCCCCCTTTGTCCTGCAGGAACTGATAAATTAAACATAGAAAAAGGGATTATGAGAATAGAAGTATTTAAGGGAATTCTAGAAAAATTGCCTTTTATAGAGTATATTGATTTATTTAACTGGGGGGAGCCTTTTTTAAATCCATATATTTTTGATATAATTTCGTACGCCAAGAAAAGAAATATATGCATCTGTGTACATTCACACTTTAGTTTTAAGAAAGATGATAAATTTTTCCAGAATATTGTTAAATCAGGATTGGATTTTTTAACTATATCACTCGATGGAGCATCTCAGGAAACATATTCTAAATATAGAATAAATGGCAATTTTACCGCTGTTATTAACGGGATAAAAAGATTGGTCAATATTAAAAAGAAGCAGGAAAAAAATAATCCAGTTATTACTTGGAAATTCATTGTCAATAAGTATAACGAACATGAAATATTAAAAGCTAAAAAAATGGCGCGTCAAATTGGAATCAATTTTGTCACATCTAAAATGGGGTTATCAGATGATCTACCAGATTATACTATTCGTAAGGATATTCAAAAGTTAAAGGAAGAATGGCTACCCAAAAATAAAAAGTATGTGAGGAGTGCATATAAAAGGAAATATAAATACCCTTTATATAATGAAATTTGCACATACTTATTTAATAGTGCAGTAATAAATCCAGATGGTACTGTATCCCCGTGTTGTTTAATTACCAATAAAAAGAATACATTTGGCAATTTAAACAAAGACTCTTTTGAAAAAATTTGGTATAATGATAAATATTTATATTCTAGGAGTTTGTTTTGCCAAAAAGAGTATAAAGGGCCAAAGATATATACTATTTGCTCACGATGTAATAATTTTAAGAAATTGAAGTTTCATTGA